Proteins from one Hymenobacter gelipurpurascens genomic window:
- the proS gene encoding proline--tRNA ligase gives MSKSLPKRSEDYSLWYNELVKRAGLAENSAVRGCMVIKPYGYAIWEKMQRTLDDMFKRTGHQNAYFPLFVPKSLFEAEEQNAEGFAKECAVVTHYRLQTDPDNPGKLRVDPNAKLEEELIVRPTSEAIIWSTYKNWIQSYRDLPLLINQWANVVRWEMRTRLFLRTAEFLWQEGHTAHATAEEAVAETRQMLDVYAQFAEEWLALPVVKGVKTENERFAGALDTYCIEGLMQDGKALQAGTSHFLGQNFAKAFDVQFANKEGGLEYVWGTSWGVSTRLMGALVMAHSDDEGLVLPPKLAPIQVVIVPIYKTGQLDELLERIRPMQMGLIERGISVKIDDRDTERPGFKFAEWELKGVPVRIAVGMRDLESGTVEVARRDTKEKMTLPLADIVNSVDQLLSDIQRNIYQRALSFREQRTTRVDSYEEFKQILDSKPGFVVAHWDGTSETEERIKEETKATIRCIALNEPDEDGVCIVTGKPSKRRVYFARAY, from the coding sequence ATGAGCAAAAGTTTGCCCAAGCGCAGTGAAGATTACTCTCTGTGGTACAACGAATTGGTGAAGCGCGCAGGCCTGGCTGAAAACTCGGCTGTACGGGGCTGTATGGTCATCAAACCTTATGGCTATGCCATCTGGGAAAAGATGCAGCGCACCCTGGATGATATGTTCAAGCGGACCGGCCACCAGAATGCGTACTTCCCGCTGTTTGTGCCTAAAAGCTTGTTTGAAGCCGAGGAGCAAAATGCCGAAGGCTTCGCCAAAGAATGCGCGGTAGTTACCCATTACCGCCTGCAAACAGACCCCGATAACCCCGGCAAGTTGCGCGTTGACCCCAATGCCAAGCTGGAAGAAGAGCTGATTGTGCGCCCTACCTCGGAGGCCATTATCTGGAGCACCTACAAAAACTGGATCCAAAGCTACCGCGACCTGCCGCTGCTCATCAACCAGTGGGCCAACGTAGTACGTTGGGAAATGCGCACCCGCCTGTTTCTGCGCACCGCCGAGTTTCTGTGGCAGGAAGGCCACACGGCCCACGCTACCGCCGAAGAAGCCGTAGCTGAAACCCGCCAGATGCTGGACGTGTACGCTCAGTTTGCCGAGGAGTGGCTGGCGCTGCCCGTAGTGAAAGGCGTAAAAACCGAAAACGAGCGTTTTGCCGGCGCCCTGGATACGTATTGCATTGAGGGCCTGATGCAGGACGGCAAAGCCCTGCAGGCAGGTACCTCGCACTTCCTGGGCCAGAACTTCGCGAAGGCTTTTGATGTGCAGTTCGCCAACAAAGAAGGTGGCCTAGAGTACGTGTGGGGCACCAGCTGGGGCGTAAGCACCCGCCTGATGGGCGCACTGGTAATGGCCCATTCTGATGATGAAGGCCTCGTGTTGCCACCTAAGCTGGCACCTATTCAGGTGGTCATCGTTCCCATCTACAAAACCGGCCAGCTCGATGAACTGCTGGAGCGCATCCGGCCGATGCAAATGGGCCTGATTGAGCGTGGCATCTCGGTGAAAATTGATGACCGCGACACCGAGCGCCCCGGCTTCAAGTTTGCCGAATGGGAGCTAAAAGGCGTGCCCGTACGCATTGCCGTGGGCATGCGTGACTTGGAAAGCGGCACTGTGGAAGTAGCCCGCCGCGATACCAAGGAGAAGATGACACTGCCCCTGGCTGACATCGTGAACAGCGTAGATCAGCTTCTCAGCGACATTCAGCGCAATATCTACCAGCGCGCCCTCAGCTTCCGTGAGCAGCGCACCACCCGCGTAGACAGCTACGAGGAGTTCAAGCAAATTCTCGACAGCAAGCCCGGCTTTGTAGTAGCCCACTGGGACGGCACCTCCGAAACGGAGGAGCGCATCAAGGAGGAAACCAAAGCCACCATTCGTTGCATCGCCCTCAACGAGCCCGACGAGGATGGCGTGTGCATCGTGACAGGCAAGCCCAGCAAGCGCCGCGTGTATTTCGCCCGCGCTTACTAG
- a CDS encoding DinB family protein, which translates to MHTAAFLTDLDHRLSSIETILQQELLPLPEAVLNHKPAPQSWSVLECLEHLNRYGRYYLPALEQALGHSGTALRPTEEVTFSWLGRKSYEMVRPENRKAHNTLARMNPARSHLGRTVLQEFREQLSFLKTLLPLAYHTNLNRKAVPVEFFRLLKLQVGEALLFVVAHMQRHVQQAQRAAVAATHHVAPQPA; encoded by the coding sequence ATGCATACGGCCGCCTTCCTCACCGACCTCGACCACCGCTTATCGTCCATTGAGACGATCCTGCAGCAGGAGTTGCTGCCACTGCCCGAAGCCGTACTGAACCACAAGCCCGCCCCGCAAAGCTGGAGCGTACTGGAGTGCTTGGAGCACTTGAACCGCTACGGGCGGTACTACCTGCCCGCTTTGGAGCAGGCGCTAGGCCACTCCGGCACGGCGCTAAGGCCCACCGAAGAAGTAACCTTCAGCTGGCTGGGTCGCAAATCCTACGAGATGGTACGGCCGGAAAACCGCAAGGCCCACAATACTTTAGCCCGCATGAACCCCGCCCGGAGCCACCTGGGCCGCACTGTGCTGCAGGAATTCAGGGAGCAGCTCTCCTTCCTGAAAACGCTCTTGCCCCTGGCCTACCACACCAACCTCAACCGCAAGGCCGTTCCCGTAGAGTTTTTCCGGTTGCTGAAGCTGCAGGTAGGGGAGGCTCTGCTCTTTGTAGTAGCCCACATGCAGCGTCATGTGCAGCAGGCGCAGCGGGCCGCCGTGGCGGCTACCCACCATGTTGCCCCGCAACCCGCATAA